From the Bacteroidales bacterium genome, one window contains:
- a CDS encoding RelA/SpoT family protein has translation MRNDADLNETKEIIARYRNLLRVCKPKTTDKDKVLIRKAFKLAVNAHKDMRRKTGEPYIYHPIEVARICAAEIGLGTTSVICALLHDVVEDTDYTLDDIRGLFGDKVAKIIDGLTKISGIFDAGTESKQAENFRKMLLTLSDDVRVILIKLADRLHNMRTLDSLPKEKQLKIASETSFLYAPLAHRLGLFAIKTELEDLAFKHMEPEIYSTISYMIRESEPERKKFISKFLSPIKKDITEKGIDATIITRTKSIYSIWDKMRKKEIPFEEVYDLFAIRIIINVSPEKEKSECFNVYSIVTDHYRPNKDRFRDWISIPKANGYEALHTTVMSHTGKWVEVQIRSVRMDDIAEMGFAAHWKYKDGSQGESALEEWLARIRELLQSPESNALDFLEDFKLHLFSDEIYVFTPKGDMIILPSKSTALDFAYNIHSQIGNSCIGAKVNLKLVPLNYVLKSGDQVEIITSDKQTPKEQWFEYVTTAKAKSQIKAFVREEKKQMAIEGKIKLKSFFEELHIEFNTSNLNKFMHATGFNVPANLYVEAAKGTITDKDIKECFTKQESENWLRYLRFPFSKSKHTEIKKETTPESSSGNSDSLPLLNSQVENIRYNIAKCCNPILGDEVIGLIEKSGEITVHRANCVYAVEFMSKYGNKLVKSKWTTDGSPHFLAGITIKGFDRVGMIRDITTQISQQLNINIRSMTLETDSGIFEGHITVYIQNTEQLKTLIETIKKVNGIESINRIN, from the coding sequence ATGCGGAACGATGCAGACTTGAACGAGACAAAGGAGATAATTGCCAGATACAGAAACCTTTTGCGTGTATGCAAGCCCAAAACAACCGATAAAGATAAGGTTTTAATCCGGAAAGCTTTTAAGCTGGCAGTTAATGCTCATAAAGATATGCGGCGAAAAACAGGAGAGCCTTATATCTATCATCCTATAGAAGTGGCACGTATTTGTGCGGCAGAAATCGGGTTGGGAACAACATCTGTCATTTGTGCTTTGCTGCACGATGTAGTGGAAGATACGGATTACACTCTTGATGATATTAGAGGCTTATTTGGTGACAAAGTGGCAAAGATAATTGACGGACTTACGAAGATTTCAGGAATTTTTGATGCCGGGACAGAGTCAAAGCAAGCTGAAAACTTCAGAAAAATGCTTTTGACACTTTCTGATGATGTCAGGGTAATTTTGATAAAACTTGCCGACCGTTTGCATAATATGCGTACCCTTGACTCACTTCCTAAAGAAAAACAACTCAAAATTGCATCAGAAACTTCATTTCTCTACGCCCCTTTGGCGCACAGGCTGGGTTTGTTTGCTATTAAAACCGAACTTGAAGATCTGGCATTTAAACATATGGAGCCGGAAATATACAGTACCATATCATACATGATTAGGGAATCTGAACCGGAACGAAAAAAGTTTATCAGTAAGTTTTTATCCCCTATAAAAAAGGATATAACAGAGAAAGGTATTGACGCAACTATCATCACAAGAACAAAGTCAATATATTCCATCTGGGATAAGATGCGCAAAAAAGAAATCCCTTTTGAAGAAGTGTATGACCTTTTTGCAATAAGAATTATTATAAATGTGTCACCGGAAAAGGAAAAATCAGAGTGCTTCAACGTGTATTCCATTGTTACAGATCATTACCGCCCTAATAAAGACCGTTTTCGCGACTGGATTTCCATTCCAAAGGCGAATGGTTATGAAGCCCTGCATACAACAGTTATGAGTCATACCGGCAAATGGGTGGAAGTACAGATTCGTTCCGTTCGGATGGATGATATTGCCGAAATGGGTTTCGCCGCACACTGGAAATACAAAGATGGTTCTCAAGGTGAGAGTGCATTGGAAGAATGGCTTGCGCGAATTCGTGAACTGCTTCAAAGCCCTGAGTCAAATGCTCTGGATTTTCTTGAGGATTTTAAACTTCATTTGTTTTCAGATGAAATTTATGTTTTTACTCCCAAAGGCGATATGATTATATTACCTTCAAAATCAACAGCACTTGATTTTGCATATAATATTCACTCACAAATAGGCAATAGTTGTATTGGAGCAAAAGTTAATTTAAAGCTTGTCCCTTTGAACTATGTTTTAAAAAGCGGTGACCAGGTAGAGATTATTACTTCTGATAAACAAACACCAAAAGAACAATGGTTTGAATATGTTACTACTGCCAAGGCCAAGTCTCAGATTAAAGCATTTGTCAGGGAAGAAAAAAAGCAAATGGCCATTGAAGGTAAAATTAAATTAAAATCCTTCTTTGAAGAATTGCATATTGAATTCAACACTTCTAATTTAAATAAGTTTATGCATGCCACCGGATTCAATGTGCCCGCAAATCTTTATGTCGAAGCAGCGAAGGGAACTATAACGGATAAAGACATAAAAGAATGCTTTACGAAGCAGGAAAGTGAAAACTGGCTCCGTTATCTTCGATTCCCTTTCTCTAAAAGCAAACACACCGAAATAAAAAAAGAAACTACTCCTGAATCCTCTTCCGGAAACTCAGACAGTCTTCCTCTATTGAACTCTCAGGTTGAAAATATACGTTATAACATTGCTAAATGCTGTAATCCGATTCTCGGAGATGAAGTAATTGGCTTAATAGAAAAAAGCGGAGAAATTACTGTGCATCGAGCAAACTGCGTTTATGCAGTAGAGTTTATGTCGAAGTACGGGAACAAACTGGTGAAATCAAAATGGACCACCGATGGCTCGCCTCATTTTCTGGCCGGGATTACAATAAAGGGCTTTGACAGAGTTGGAATGATTAGAGATATTACTACTCAAATATCACAACAACTTAATATAAATATTCGTTCCATGACACTGGAAACCGACAGCGGAATCTTTGAAGGTCATATCACTGTTTATATTCAGAATACCGAACAGTTAAAAACATTGATAGAAACCATAAAAAAAGTGAATGGAATAGAAAGTATAAACAGAATCAACTGA
- a CDS encoding transcriptional repressor — translation MKYQQLENFEDVRKIFVAYLEQQKHRKTPERFTILKEIYSFNGHFDVETLYIKMKNNKYRVSRATLYNTIEILLHCGLVVRHQFGQNSAQYEKSHKFKQHDHVICIDSKKIIEFCDPRIEEIKKSLEETFKLKITHHSLTFYAKCGRK, via the coding sequence ATGAAATATCAACAGTTAGAAAATTTTGAGGATGTCAGAAAAATTTTTGTAGCTTACCTTGAACAGCAAAAACATCGCAAAACTCCGGAAAGATTTACTATTCTGAAAGAAATTTATTCTTTTAACGGGCATTTTGATGTAGAAACACTCTATATTAAAATGAAAAATAATAAATATAGAGTAAGTCGTGCAACGCTTTATAATACTATTGAAATTCTTTTACACTGCGGCCTTGTTGTGAGGCACCAGTTTGGACAAAATTCAGCTCAATATGAAAAATCACATAAGTTCAAGCAACATGACCATGTGATTTGCATCGACAGCAAAAAAATAATTGAGTTTTGTGACCCTCGTATTGAAGAAATAAAAAAATCTCTTGAAGAAACATTTAAACTTAAAATTACACATCATTCGCTGACTTTTTATGCAAAATGTGGCAGGAAGTAA
- a CDS encoding adenylosuccinate synthase yields MKVDVILGLQWGDEGKGKIVDALAPGYDIIARFQGGPNAGHTIEFNNQKIILHTIPSGILHSNTMNIIGNGVVIDPVILNEELNNILAFNPAAAQNLLISKRAHFILPVHRAVDACFEHLKGDAKIGSTLKGIAPAYSDKYNRRGIRAGDIFYPDFLSKYKKLTEEHIQIIKHYGFSTTDFKIDGIEFSRYEELWLAAIEQIKHLQFEDTEIYINEAIQAEKKILAEGAQGTLLDIDFGSYPYVTSSNTICSGVCSGLGIAPHKIGRVYGVFKAYCTRVGSGPFPTELFDETGIKLQKKGNEFGSTTGRVRRCGWLDLPALKYAVMLNGVTDLVMTKADVMNSFETILTATSYLDRDIKYNFIPFDLPVKNLVPQYAQIKGWNRQTDDINTVEDLPEELYNYIKFIENHTNIPVSFLSLGPDRKQTYQL; encoded by the coding sequence ATGAAAGTAGATGTGATACTAGGCCTTCAATGGGGAGACGAAGGAAAAGGTAAAATTGTTGATGCCCTGGCACCCGGATATGATATTATTGCTCGTTTTCAGGGAGGGCCCAATGCCGGGCACACCATTGAATTTAATAATCAGAAGATAATTTTACATACCATTCCATCCGGAATATTACATAGCAACACTATGAACATAATAGGCAATGGAGTTGTTATCGACCCGGTCATATTAAATGAAGAACTAAATAATATTCTTGCTTTTAACCCTGCAGCAGCCCAAAACCTTCTCATCTCAAAAAGGGCGCATTTTATACTTCCTGTTCATCGTGCTGTTGATGCCTGTTTTGAACACCTGAAAGGCGATGCAAAAATAGGTTCCACACTGAAGGGGATAGCCCCGGCATATTCTGATAAATATAATCGTAGAGGTATTAGAGCAGGAGATATTTTTTATCCCGATTTTTTATCAAAATATAAAAAACTTACCGAGGAACATATTCAGATTATTAAACATTACGGATTTAGTACTACTGATTTTAAAATTGACGGCATTGAGTTCAGCAGATACGAAGAATTGTGGCTGGCAGCAATAGAGCAAATCAAGCACTTGCAATTTGAAGACACAGAGATATATATTAATGAAGCCATACAGGCCGAAAAGAAAATACTTGCCGAAGGCGCTCAGGGAACTTTGCTCGACATTGATTTCGGCTCTTATCCTTATGTAACTTCGTCAAATACTATTTGTTCGGGGGTTTGCTCAGGGCTGGGCATCGCACCTCACAAAATCGGGAGAGTTTATGGAGTGTTTAAAGCTTATTGCACAAGGGTGGGCAGCGGACCTTTCCCAACGGAATTATTTGACGAAACAGGTATAAAACTGCAAAAAAAAGGAAATGAATTTGGATCGACTACAGGCAGGGTAAGACGTTGCGGATGGCTCGACCTTCCGGCGCTCAAATATGCTGTTATGCTTAACGGAGTTACCGATTTGGTTATGACAAAAGCAGATGTTATGAATTCCTTTGAAACAATTTTAACGGCCACTTCCTATTTGGACAGGGATATTAAATACAACTTTATTCCTTTTGATTTGCCTGTTAAAAATTTAGTTCCTCAATATGCTCAGATAAAAGGATGGAACAGGCAAACGGATGATATTAATACTGTTGAAGACTTACCCGAGGAATTATATAATTACATAAAATTTATTGAAAACCATACAAATATTCCTGTTTCTTTTTTATCTTTAGGACCTGATAGAAAACAAACGTATCAATTATAA
- a CDS encoding PepSY-like domain-containing protein: MKTKGLILLCFFVSAFISVNAQKINESKVPQDVFISFKYKYSEAVVSYWEKIGDLYVVKFKLNDQVSKAEYDEKGLWQVTKTEVKEKEMPTPIIDYYKQNYWSKEYVIVVSELHRTAQGESFYFLQLKKEGISQVKPVELHFDLTGKLIYKYDPAEDLIDDKNNGENTDDKPHNQVNVSNYNTGPYSNQGEDTPDDGTKNLIDVSKVPAAAKTHFASKNKKAAGTVWYLIDKKYVVKFNSAGRNGSATYTKEGTWMETRIESSEASLHQLIIKYLKDNYRPYVIKSVENVNKPKDKSVYIRMYDKRDKTVPPLITEIWFTSTGKFINVEKPEIIDPYELERQKRKEEKEKEFLSSVDQKGEKYEDADNYYEKVSIKELPTPIINYVKQNYKEHIIKSAHFYSDDELGNVYLIKVKIEGAKYGIQLFFDISGKLLRKVDETENRVNQDNFKVDNDNQAEEEKPSKYGTPDERVSYGELPSDISKYLKKNYPQHMVYELYFKTDNELGNCYLLILRKTGEKKVIKLYFDMDGNLLRNEMENL; the protein is encoded by the coding sequence ATGAAAACAAAAGGTTTAATTCTTCTTTGCTTTTTTGTATCAGCATTCATAAGTGTAAATGCACAAAAAATTAATGAGTCCAAAGTACCTCAGGACGTTTTTATTAGTTTTAAATATAAATATTCTGAAGCCGTGGTTAGTTATTGGGAAAAAATAGGTGATTTATATGTTGTGAAGTTTAAATTAAACGACCAAGTCTCAAAAGCAGAATATGATGAAAAAGGCTTATGGCAAGTTACTAAAACAGAAGTTAAAGAAAAAGAAATGCCCACTCCGATTATTGATTACTATAAACAAAACTATTGGAGTAAAGAATATGTAATTGTTGTTAGTGAACTTCATAGAACAGCTCAGGGTGAATCGTTTTATTTTTTACAACTGAAAAAGGAAGGAATAAGCCAGGTAAAACCTGTTGAGTTGCATTTTGACCTTACCGGGAAACTTATTTATAAATACGACCCCGCTGAAGATCTTATTGACGATAAAAATAATGGGGAGAATACCGATGATAAGCCTCATAATCAGGTAAATGTTTCTAATTATAATACAGGGCCATATTCCAATCAAGGTGAAGATACTCCTGATGATGGAACAAAAAACCTTATTGATGTTTCAAAAGTACCTGCTGCGGCCAAAACACATTTTGCGAGCAAAAATAAAAAAGCTGCCGGCACCGTATGGTATTTGATAGATAAAAAATATGTTGTAAAATTTAACAGTGCCGGCAGAAATGGCTCTGCAACATACACAAAAGAAGGTACGTGGATGGAAACCAGGATAGAATCATCTGAGGCTAGCCTGCATCAACTCATTATCAAGTATTTAAAAGATAATTATAGACCTTATGTTATCAAGTCAGTTGAAAATGTTAATAAACCAAAAGATAAATCAGTTTATATAAGGATGTATGATAAACGCGACAAGACCGTGCCTCCACTTATTACAGAAATATGGTTTACCTCTACTGGCAAATTTATTAATGTTGAAAAACCGGAAATTATTGACCCCTACGAGCTGGAACGCCAGAAACGCAAGGAAGAAAAAGAGAAAGAGTTTTTGTCGAGTGTTGACCAGAAAGGCGAAAAATACGAAGATGCAGACAATTATTATGAAAAGGTATCTATTAAAGAATTACCTACTCCCATTATCAACTATGTCAAGCAAAATTATAAAGAACATATCATTAAATCTGCCCACTTTTATAGCGATGATGAATTAGGGAATGTTTACCTGATAAAAGTGAAAATTGAAGGTGCAAAATACGGAATCCAGTTGTTTTTTGATATTTCCGGTAAACTGCTTAGAAAAGTTGATGAAACCGAAAACAGGGTTAATCAGGATAATTTTAAAGTGGATAATGATAATCAGGCTGAAGAGGAAAAGCCTTCAAAATATGGTACTCCTGATGAAAGAGTTAGTTATGGGGAATTGCCATCAGATATTTCAAAATATTTGAAGAAAAATTATCCCCAGCACATGGTTTATGAACTCTACTTTAAGACAGATAACGAACTTGGAAATTGTTACCTCCTTATATTGCGTAAAACCGGTGAGAAAAAAGTTATCAAGCTGTATTTCGACATGGACGGGAACCTCCTGAGAAACGAAATGGAAAACCTTTAA
- a CDS encoding 16S rRNA (uracil(1498)-N(3))-methyltransferase → MHLFYETDLSPESIQLSPEEAKHCRSLRIKKGDIVYLTDGYGNLCKTEITADERYNFHVRILHRQKEYNRRTFNIHIAISPTKNPDRMEWFLEKVTEIGIDEITPILCEHTEKTHVNTERFRKIIISAMKQSFSAYLPKLNSKTTFRDFVEKAGENQKFIAYCGGKASLHLNSGYKKNQNVRILIGPEGDFTAEEVAFAEKNGFVLITLGKNRLRTETAGIMACSIINIMNT, encoded by the coding sequence ATGCATTTATTTTATGAAACAGATTTGTCTCCAGAATCTATTCAACTAAGCCCGGAAGAAGCAAAACATTGCAGGTCCCTTAGAATAAAAAAAGGAGATATCGTTTACTTAACTGACGGGTATGGGAATTTGTGCAAAACAGAAATCACTGCTGATGAGAGATATAATTTTCATGTACGTATACTCCACCGGCAAAAGGAATATAACAGAAGAACTTTCAATATTCACATAGCAATATCTCCTACTAAAAATCCTGACCGCATGGAATGGTTTCTTGAAAAAGTTACCGAAATAGGCATTGATGAAATTACCCCGATTCTTTGCGAACATACAGAAAAGACACATGTGAATACAGAAAGATTCCGGAAAATTATCATTTCCGCCATGAAACAATCATTTTCGGCATATTTACCAAAATTAAACAGCAAAACAACATTTAGAGATTTTGTTGAGAAAGCCGGGGAAAATCAAAAATTTATCGCCTATTGTGGAGGCAAAGCTTCTTTGCATTTAAATTCTGGATATAAAAAAAATCAGAATGTACGGATTCTTATTGGCCCCGAGGGAGATTTCACCGCAGAAGAAGTTGCATTTGCTGAAAAAAACGGATTTGTGCTAATAACTTTAGGCAAAAATCGTTTAAGAACCGAAACGGCAGGCATCATGGCTTGCAGTATCATCAATATTATGAATACTTGA
- a CDS encoding DUF4159 domain-containing protein, whose protein sequence is MKYYYKFFLFGIFISFFISLHAQNAQIALLKYRGGGDWYANPTSLTNLIKYCNQNLNTNLNQDYATVDVGSTELFNYPFVHITGHGNIVFNTQESDNLRNYLISGGFLHISDNYGLDKFIRREMKKVFPELDFVELPFNHPVYHQKYNFPNGLPKIHEHDAKSPQGFGLIWEGRLLCFYDYECDLGDGWEDQAVHKDSDATRQKALQMGANIIQYVFMK, encoded by the coding sequence ATGAAATATTATTATAAATTTTTTTTATTTGGCATTTTTATTTCCTTTTTTATCAGCCTTCATGCGCAAAATGCACAGATAGCATTATTAAAATACAGAGGCGGAGGCGACTGGTATGCCAACCCGACTTCACTTACCAACCTGATAAAGTATTGCAATCAAAACCTGAATACAAATCTAAATCAGGATTATGCCACGGTCGATGTTGGCAGTACGGAGTTGTTTAACTACCCTTTTGTTCATATTACCGGACACGGAAATATTGTTTTTAATACCCAGGAAAGTGATAATTTAAGAAATTATCTTATTAGCGGCGGTTTTCTTCATATTTCGGATAATTATGGCCTCGACAAATTTATCCGCCGCGAAATGAAAAAAGTTTTTCCGGAGTTAGATTTTGTTGAGTTGCCTTTCAATCACCCGGTTTATCATCAGAAATATAATTTCCCAAACGGGCTTCCAAAAATACACGAACATGATGCAAAATCTCCCCAGGGGTTTGGGCTGATTTGGGAAGGTCGCCTGCTTTGTTTTTATGATTATGAATGTGACCTGGGCGATGGATGGGAGGACCAGGCAGTGCATAAAGATTCGGATGCTACACGGCAAAAAGCCTTACAAATGGGAGCTAACATCATTCAATATGTTTTTATGAAATAA
- a CDS encoding T9SS type A sorting domain-containing protein, whose amino-acid sequence MTKPVGSLQIDNSKLHPVQLAPMASNAKTVNDTVGLNDYTLLLASAQYYFNGINFFSDPTNLMGGFVSSPEIASPGFSCEGVLFRIYGKTAAAGSSLDSKIYIGAGFWDADTNSNTLAMDSITFADLDTTNASNGWNTKLFAAPVDFEAVTRPYAFLDWRASSDVGDTIFGLLFDGDFGELDGLCWVKVGGTWGMYTLMPPYSFFEAWIIADNIAGIPGSDDYFGGIQMTQYPNPSIDGIVTVDYVINKSFNNVTLEIRDLNGKLITSVNDGNKSAGSYTIKLTNKLAAGTYIYSLNADGYRFTKKMIVE is encoded by the coding sequence ATGACGAAACCAGTTGGCTCTTTACAAATTGACAACTCTAAATTGCATCCTGTTCAATTGGCGCCAATGGCTTCGAATGCGAAAACTGTTAACGACACAGTTGGTTTAAATGATTACACTCTTCTTTTAGCATCTGCCCAGTATTATTTCAATGGCATCAATTTTTTTAGTGATCCTACTAATTTAATGGGCGGTTTTGTTTCTTCACCTGAAATTGCCTCTCCTGGATTTTCATGCGAAGGAGTATTGTTTCGTATCTATGGTAAAACAGCTGCTGCAGGAAGTTCTTTAGACAGTAAAATTTATATTGGAGCTGGTTTTTGGGATGCTGATACTAATAGTAACACTCTTGCTATGGATAGTATTACATTTGCAGATTTAGATACTACTAATGCTAGTAATGGGTGGAATACAAAATTATTTGCTGCTCCTGTAGATTTTGAAGCTGTTACCAGACCTTATGCATTTTTGGATTGGAGAGCATCTTCAGATGTTGGTGACACCATTTTTGGTTTACTTTTCGACGGAGATTTCGGAGAGCTTGATGGCCTTTGCTGGGTGAAAGTTGGTGGCACATGGGGGATGTATACATTAATGCCACCATACTCATTTTTCGAAGCATGGATCATTGCTGATAACATTGCTGGAATACCGGGCTCAGATGATTATTTTGGCGGAATCCAAATGACACAGTATCCTAACCCTTCTATTGACGGAATCGTTACCGTAGATTATGTTATAAACAAATCTTTTAACAACGTAACACTGGAAATTAGGGATTTAAATGGTAAATTGATAACCTCTGTTAATGATGGAAATAAATCAGCTGGTAGTTATACTATCAAACTGACCAATAAATTAGCAGCCGGAACTTATATTTATTCTTTGAATGCTGATGGCTACAGATTCACAAAGAAAATGATTGTTGAATAA
- the thiL gene encoding thiamine-phosphate kinase, with protein sequence MNTQKQTRTELSELGEFGLIHRLTSGIKIHNSNTLKGVGDDAAVIENIDLLTLVSTDLLVEKVHFDLTYYPLKHMGYKASVVNFSDIYAMNGTPRQLLVGLAVSNRFSVEAIDEIYAGIRLACEKYHVDLAGGDTTSSHSGLFLSLTIIGSVEKNRVVYRNTANESDLICVSGDLGSAYAGLLLLEREKTVFKANPDMQPDFEGFDYVLGRQLKPEARRDIIELLKENEIIPTSMIDVSDGLASDILHLCNDSVKGCALYEEKIPLDMSTIKACDSFKIDPLTAAMNGGEDYELLFTIRQDDYEKLRKLEEVSIIGHITEASAGCNLITRSGQSVPITAQGWDGLKKFNRYNV encoded by the coding sequence ATGAATACACAAAAACAAACAAGAACCGAATTATCAGAGTTGGGAGAATTCGGCCTTATCCACCGACTTACTTCGGGAATAAAAATACATAACAGCAATACTCTCAAAGGTGTTGGCGATGATGCAGCTGTTATAGAAAATATCGATTTACTAACACTTGTTTCAACAGATTTGCTGGTCGAAAAAGTTCATTTTGACCTTACGTATTATCCTCTGAAACATATGGGATACAAAGCCTCTGTTGTTAATTTTTCAGATATTTATGCTATGAATGGAACACCACGCCAGTTACTTGTAGGGCTGGCAGTGTCGAATCGTTTTTCAGTCGAAGCAATTGATGAAATTTATGCAGGAATTCGGCTGGCTTGTGAAAAATATCATGTTGACCTCGCAGGGGGCGACACTACAAGCAGCCATTCAGGTTTGTTTTTATCTCTGACTATTATAGGTAGTGTTGAAAAAAATAGAGTTGTTTATCGTAATACAGCTAATGAAAGCGACCTGATATGTGTAAGCGGGGACCTGGGTAGCGCTTATGCCGGACTGTTGCTTTTAGAAAGGGAAAAGACGGTATTCAAAGCCAATCCTGATATGCAACCTGATTTTGAAGGATTTGATTATGTTTTAGGCAGGCAGTTAAAACCAGAAGCCCGCAGGGATATAATTGAACTATTAAAAGAAAATGAAATCATACCCACATCAATGATTGATGTTTCCGATGGGCTGGCTTCGGATATATTGCATTTATGCAACGATTCTGTTAAAGGCTGTGCTTTGTACGAAGAAAAAATTCCGCTCGACATGTCAACTATAAAGGCCTGCGACAGCTTTAAAATTGACCCGCTGACTGCAGCCATGAACGGTGGTGAAGATTACGAGTTGTTGTTTACTATACGACAAGACGATTATGAGAAATTAAGAAAACTTGAGGAGGTAAGCATTATTGGCCATATTACAGAAGCATCTGCAGGTTGTAATTTAATAACCCGCAGTGGGCAGTCAGTGCCAATCACTGCACAGGGGTGGGATGGATTAAAAAAATTTAATCGTTATAATGTTTAA
- a CDS encoding co-chaperone GroES family protein gives MNIKLGNIKKLHVIGDRVLVKKTKTIDRTKSGLILPPGVTEKEDIQSGYVIKPGPGYPIPIVADEDEAWKNKEDKVKYIPLQAKEGDLVIYLQNQAHEIEFDKEKYFIVPNSAILLLYRDE, from the coding sequence ATGAATATTAAATTGGGAAATATCAAAAAACTTCATGTAATAGGCGACAGAGTGCTTGTAAAAAAAACCAAAACAATTGACCGGACAAAATCAGGTTTGATACTTCCGCCCGGAGTTACAGAAAAAGAAGATATTCAGTCCGGTTATGTTATCAAACCAGGTCCGGGTTATCCAATACCCATTGTCGCAGATGAAGACGAAGCATGGAAAAATAAGGAAGACAAAGTTAAATATATCCCCTTGCAGGCCAAAGAAGGTGACCTGGTAATTTATCTTCAAAATCAGGCTCATGAAATAGAATTCGATAAAGAGAAGTATTTCATAGTACCCAATTCAGCAATATTATTATTGTATCGTGATGAATAA
- a CDS encoding TolC family protein, translating to MTDCVLYGQEQSYTLSLTQARDYALQNNKSLMNARAGIASSKQKLNETIAQGLPQVEGSLNYMTYFNYEMNFSMGSSDTEPNINYALLDLGDMEVLNAISQMFGSSEPIVMNDQLSGKVQLSQLIFSGQYLAGIKTAKIARKLSEQSVVASEQDVKENVTNTYYQILTSERTLKIINGNIKNLNEILQHTTNMYNAGLAEETDVDQLKITVNQLKNSQKALERMTQLSYNMLKFQLGVPPATSIILTDSLTQLLDAANPQMALAKDFNISENINYQMMESQVALSKKQVDLRKWAYAPTIAGYYNYTGKILKTDFDLNPSHLVGVTMSVPIWSSGVRKAQLAQSKISYDIALRNKDIVKDQLELQKTQLLYVYQNALENYETQKENVSVAGRVYQSIQNKYKHGAASSLDLTQANGNYLTAESNYYSSILTLLQAQTSLDKLYNKL from the coding sequence ATGACAGATTGTGTTTTGTATGGGCAGGAACAATCATACACTCTGTCATTGACCCAGGCTCGCGATTATGCTTTACAAAATAATAAATCGTTAATGAATGCAAGGGCAGGTATAGCTTCATCCAAACAAAAGTTGAATGAAACAATTGCCCAGGGCTTGCCCCAGGTGGAAGGCAGCCTGAACTACATGACCTATTTTAACTATGAAATGAATTTCAGTATGGGGAGTTCCGACACCGAGCCAAATATCAATTATGCGCTGCTGGACCTTGGTGACATGGAAGTATTAAACGCGATCAGCCAGATGTTTGGCTCTTCCGAACCGATAGTGATGAACGACCAACTCTCCGGCAAAGTGCAATTATCCCAGCTTATTTTCAGCGGGCAATACCTTGCAGGGATCAAAACAGCGAAAATTGCGCGCAAATTATCAGAGCAGAGCGTGGTGGCAAGCGAGCAGGATGTTAAAGAAAACGTTACGAACACCTATTATCAGATTCTGACCAGTGAACGCACCTTAAAGATTATTAATGGCAACATAAAAAACCTGAACGAAATACTTCAGCATACCACCAATATGTATAACGCAGGACTGGCGGAAGAAACCGACGTGGACCAGTTGAAAATAACGGTGAACCAGTTAAAAAACTCACAGAAGGCACTGGAAAGGATGACTCAGTTGAGCTATAACATGCTTAAATTTCAGTTGGGCGTTCCACCAGCTACTTCGATAATACTTACGGACAGCCTGACACAGCTTCTGGATGCTGCCAATCCGCAAATGGCTTTAGCCAAAGACTTCAACATTTCTGAAAATATTAATTATCAGATGATGGAATCGCAGGTGGCGCTTAGTAAAAAACAGGTTGACCTCCGGAAATGGGCTTATGCACCTACCATTGCCGGTTATTATAATTATACCGGAAAGATCCTTAAGACAGATTTTGATTTAAATCCAAGCCACCTGGTGGGAGTTACCATGTCGGTGCCTATTTGGTCAAGCGGCGTAAGAAAAGCGCAGCTTGCACAGTCAAAAATAAGTTATGATATTGCTCTCCGTAACAAGGATATCGTCAAGGACCAACTGGAACTTCAAAAAACTCAGTTATTGTATGTGTACCAGAATGCCCTGGAAAACTATGAAACCCAGAAAGAAAACGTTTCTGTTGCCGGAAGGGTTTATCAGAGTATTCAGAACAAATATAAGCACGGCGCAGCCTCCAGCCTAGATCTGACACAGGCAAACGGCAATTACCTGACTGCCGAGAGTAATTATTATTCGTCCATATTGACGCTGCTTCAGGCGCAGACTTCACTTGACAAACTTTATAACAAATTATAA